The following proteins are encoded in a genomic region of Candidatus Acidiferrales bacterium:
- a CDS encoding enoyl-CoA hydratase/isomerase family protein, translating into MPEFPIREFIAVPKPEEFKFIEWKTDDGVARLTLRRPPYNVLNTAMLQEIAVSIESLADAAEVKCLVIRSACDRVFCGGIDPDEYSAPQVFQMIDAFHHIFVASIEASKATIVAVDGAALGGGCELAALGDIVLATPRARFALPEITKLGIFPPFAATLFPSILGARRTMEMVLTGDTMTAEQAQEYGLVNRVVPEKHLEGAVEELVAKLSQQSGPVLQLTKRAILEAMGKTFRDALRNTEDIFLNELSKLEDPREGLQAVLEKRKPKWKNR; encoded by the coding sequence ATGCCTGAATTTCCGATCCGCGAATTCATTGCCGTTCCGAAGCCCGAAGAATTCAAGTTTATCGAGTGGAAGACGGACGACGGCGTTGCCCGGCTGACGCTCCGTCGCCCGCCCTACAATGTGCTCAATACCGCCATGCTGCAGGAGATCGCCGTTTCCATCGAAAGCCTGGCGGACGCGGCTGAAGTGAAATGTCTGGTCATCCGTTCCGCCTGCGATCGGGTTTTCTGCGGCGGAATCGATCCGGATGAATATTCCGCGCCGCAGGTATTTCAGATGATTGACGCCTTCCACCATATCTTTGTGGCGTCGATCGAGGCGTCCAAAGCGACGATCGTGGCGGTGGATGGCGCGGCGCTCGGCGGCGGCTGCGAGCTGGCGGCGCTCGGCGACATCGTTCTGGCGACGCCCCGGGCGCGTTTTGCCTTGCCGGAGATCACCAAGCTCGGCATTTTTCCGCCCTTCGCCGCCACGCTTTTCCCCTCCATCCTGGGCGCTCGCCGGACGATGGAGATGGTGTTGACCGGCGACACGATGACCGCCGAGCAGGCGCAGGAGTACGGCCTGGTCAACCGCGTCGTGCCGGAAAAACATCTGGAAGGGGCGGTCGAGGAACTGGTGGCGAAATTGTCCCAGCAAAGCGGCCCGGTGCTCCAGCTCACCAAGCGGGCCATCCTGGAGGCCATGGGCAAGACTTTTCGCGATGCCCTGCGCAACACGGAAGATATTTTCTTGAACGAGCTTTCCAAGCTTGAAGACCCGCGGGAAGGCCTGCAGGCGGTGCTCGAAAAGCGCAAACCAAAGTGGAAGAACCGGTAA